A genome region from Maridesulfovibrio salexigens DSM 2638 includes the following:
- a CDS encoding tetratricopeptide repeat protein, producing MAENTASMPKIKGTFSTKLIQEIGTGTTKRKVIQSFLYFAEEKDNGEVGLRVLNENDVPSGEEQIISKEELLESFTPEVELYTSTVFPAIQKLNKTLAKADRQRQEGNTFTAEMEYGKALNIDEDNIRANFGIGLCYLDRNEADKATDVFSRLIELNAAFELEHKHLFNDFGISLRKNKMFDEAVNFYSRALGLTDDDENLYFNIARCLYEKGDRKGALKNAEKCLGINPKSAPAMKLKKYLKKKVPA from the coding sequence ATGGCTGAGAACACAGCTTCCATGCCCAAAATAAAGGGCACTTTTTCCACTAAACTAATACAGGAAATCGGGACCGGAACGACTAAAAGAAAAGTCATCCAGTCTTTCCTGTATTTTGCAGAGGAAAAGGATAATGGAGAAGTTGGCCTGCGGGTACTTAACGAAAATGATGTTCCCTCAGGGGAAGAACAGATTATCAGTAAAGAAGAACTGCTGGAATCATTCACCCCGGAAGTTGAACTTTACACATCCACAGTATTCCCGGCCATCCAAAAACTGAATAAGACTCTTGCCAAGGCTGACCGCCAACGTCAGGAAGGGAATACCTTCACCGCAGAAATGGAATACGGCAAGGCCCTCAACATCGATGAAGACAATATCAGAGCCAACTTCGGCATCGGCCTCTGCTACCTTGACCGCAATGAAGCAGATAAAGCCACAGATGTATTCAGCAGGCTAATCGAGCTTAATGCCGCCTTTGAACTGGAACATAAACACCTCTTTAATGATTTTGGCATCTCCCTGCGAAAGAATAAAATGTTTGACGAAGCCGTTAATTTTTATTCCAGAGCATTAGGGCTTACCGATGATGACGAAAACCTATATTTCAATATAGCCCGCTGTCTTTATGAAAAAGGGGACCGTAAAGGTGCCCTGAAAAATGCTGAAAAATGTCTCGGCATCAATCCTAAGTCTGCTCCGGCAATGAAGCTCAAAAAATATTTGAAAAAGAAAGTTCCAGCCTGA
- the hslV gene encoding ATP-dependent protease subunit HslV encodes MEMRGTTILAVKDDKGTAMIGDGQVTMGQAVVMKHSAVKVRTLYNDQVIAGFAGATADAFTLFERFEKKLKTYSGNLVRSAVEMATDWRTDKFLRKLEAMIMVADAEHILIISGNGDVIEPDDGVAAIGSGGSYALSAARALMRNTDMPAADIAQKSMEIASEICVYTNDHFVLKTLEK; translated from the coding sequence ATGGAAATGAGAGGAACAACCATTCTGGCCGTTAAAGACGATAAAGGCACTGCCATGATCGGTGACGGTCAGGTCACTATGGGACAGGCTGTGGTTATGAAACATTCCGCAGTTAAAGTCCGCACCCTTTACAATGATCAGGTTATCGCCGGATTCGCCGGGGCGACCGCTGATGCATTTACCCTTTTTGAACGCTTTGAAAAGAAACTCAAAACCTACTCCGGCAACCTTGTGCGCTCCGCCGTTGAGATGGCTACCGACTGGCGCACTGATAAATTCCTGCGCAAGCTGGAAGCAATGATCATGGTGGCTGATGCCGAGCATATCCTCATCATCAGCGGTAACGGTGATGTTATCGAGCCTGATGACGGTGTCGCAGCTATTGGTTCCGGTGGTTCATACGCCCTTTCCGCAGCCCGTGCACTTATGCGCAATACCGATATGCCCGCTGCGGACATCGCCCAGAAATCCATGGAAATCGCCAGTGAAATCTGCGTTTACACCAACGACCACTTTGTTCTCAAAACCCTTGAAAAATAA
- the hslU gene encoding ATP-dependent protease ATPase subunit HslU, giving the protein MSNLTPREIVSELDKFIIGQSDAKRMVAIAMRNRWRRQQLPPELRDEIAPKNIIMMGPTGVGKTEIARRLAKLAGCPFFKVEATKFTEVGYVGRDVESMVRDLMEIGINLVRKEEMEKVKVKAEKHAEDALLDILLPSSKPKQPGMGFFNPAAPEEQEEQPSADQSSTREKFRKMWREGKLDDREVEIEVSVQGGGVEIMSMPGMEDMGMQVNDMIGKMFPNKKKMRKVKIREAYDILIQQESDKLIDMDNVAELARERVEQGGILFLDEIDKIAGNQEGGGSANVSREGVQRDLLPVVEGCVVNTKYGMVKTDHILFISAGAFSYAKPSDLIPELQGRFPLRVELTSLDKDDFYRILTEPQNALTVQYKALLETENLNIDFSREALEEVALNAQKFNEETENIGARRLYTIMEKILSDLSFEAPDRSGDSIVIDKEYVQKQLQDVTEDRDLSRYIL; this is encoded by the coding sequence ATGAGCAATCTTACACCTAGAGAAATCGTTTCTGAACTGGACAAATTCATCATCGGCCAGTCCGATGCCAAACGGATGGTCGCCATTGCCATGCGTAACCGCTGGCGCCGTCAGCAGCTTCCACCGGAACTGCGTGACGAAATAGCACCCAAAAACATCATCATGATGGGCCCCACCGGGGTTGGTAAAACCGAAATCGCCCGCCGTCTGGCTAAACTTGCCGGATGTCCTTTCTTCAAGGTCGAAGCCACTAAATTCACCGAAGTTGGCTACGTTGGCCGCGATGTTGAATCCATGGTCCGCGACCTGATGGAAATCGGTATCAACCTTGTGCGCAAGGAAGAAATGGAGAAGGTCAAAGTTAAGGCTGAAAAACACGCAGAAGACGCACTTCTCGACATTCTGCTCCCCTCTTCCAAGCCCAAGCAGCCCGGTATGGGATTCTTCAATCCCGCTGCCCCTGAAGAGCAGGAAGAACAGCCCTCAGCAGATCAGTCGTCCACCCGCGAAAAATTCCGTAAAATGTGGCGCGAAGGCAAACTCGATGACCGTGAAGTGGAAATCGAAGTTTCCGTACAGGGCGGCGGCGTGGAAATCATGTCCATGCCCGGAATGGAAGACATGGGCATGCAGGTCAACGATATGATCGGCAAGATGTTCCCCAACAAGAAAAAAATGCGCAAGGTCAAAATCCGCGAGGCTTACGACATCCTCATCCAGCAGGAATCCGACAAGCTCATTGATATGGATAACGTGGCAGAACTGGCCCGTGAACGCGTAGAACAGGGCGGTATCCTCTTCCTCGATGAAATCGACAAAATCGCAGGTAATCAGGAAGGTGGCGGTTCCGCAAATGTATCCCGCGAAGGTGTGCAGCGTGACCTTCTTCCCGTTGTTGAAGGCTGCGTAGTCAACACCAAGTACGGCATGGTCAAGACCGACCACATCCTGTTTATCTCTGCCGGTGCATTCAGCTACGCCAAGCCCTCGGACCTTATTCCCGAGCTTCAGGGACGTTTTCCCCTGCGTGTGGAACTGACATCTCTCGACAAGGACGACTTCTACCGCATCCTCACCGAGCCGCAGAACGCTCTTACTGTACAGTACAAAGCCCTGCTGGAAACCGAAAACCTGAACATTGATTTCAGCCGCGAAGCACTTGAAGAAGTGGCCCTCAACGCCCAGAAATTCAATGAAGAGACCGAAAACATCGGTGCGCGTAGACTTTACACTATCATGGAAAAGATTCTCTCTGACCTTTCCTTTGAAGCCCCGGACCGTTCCGGTGATTCAATTGTTATTGACAAGGAATACGTACAGAAACAACTGCAAGATGTAACTGAAGACAGAGATCTTTCACGTTACATTCTTTAG
- a CDS encoding ABC transporter substrate-binding protein, with translation MKKMIIRSLLVLMVLGLAMIIVSGCSKKEEKIKIGFNIPLTGDIPKVGEASKNAAEMLLADINGQGGLEVGGKKIPLEFFYEDNESKAESAVNVALKLIEQDGVVAIIGPNSSKQAVPAGGTCNDNRTPMVSPWSTNPDTTKNRPWVFRAAFLDPFQGPVAVNFATKQFKAKTAAVLFDISNDYSKGLAEIFKEVFKKKNGSKAIVAFESHGTKDQDFSAQLTKIINSNPDFIFVPDNYNQVALIVKQARDLGYKGPFMGSDAWGSAELMKLCGDDCKGQFFSTHYAAAGAKGATKEFIDRYEAKYGETPDDVAALTWDATRLVLQAIQDAGSYSSDLKAERKAIRDALSSIREFAGITGSMKFDSQGDPIKCAVVVRIDENGNFVFAESVCP, from the coding sequence ATGAAAAAAATGATTATCAGGTCTTTGCTGGTCCTCATGGTACTCGGACTGGCAATGATCATTGTCAGCGGCTGTTCTAAAAAAGAAGAGAAAATCAAGATCGGATTCAACATCCCACTCACCGGGGATATCCCCAAAGTAGGTGAGGCCTCCAAGAACGCTGCTGAAATGCTTCTTGCTGACATAAACGGACAAGGCGGCCTTGAAGTTGGCGGCAAAAAAATCCCTCTCGAATTCTTTTATGAAGACAATGAATCCAAAGCAGAATCCGCTGTAAACGTTGCCCTGAAACTGATCGAGCAGGATGGCGTAGTCGCAATCATCGGCCCCAACTCCTCCAAGCAGGCAGTCCCCGCAGGTGGAACCTGTAATGACAACCGCACCCCCATGGTTTCACCTTGGTCCACCAACCCGGACACCACCAAAAATCGCCCCTGGGTTTTCCGCGCAGCATTCCTCGACCCCTTTCAGGGGCCTGTTGCAGTAAACTTCGCAACCAAACAGTTTAAGGCAAAAACCGCTGCAGTACTCTTTGATATCTCCAACGATTATTCCAAGGGACTCGCTGAAATTTTCAAGGAAGTATTTAAAAAGAAAAATGGATCTAAAGCCATTGTTGCTTTTGAATCACACGGTACCAAAGATCAGGATTTCTCAGCCCAGCTGACCAAAATCATCAACTCCAATCCTGATTTCATCTTTGTTCCCGATAACTACAATCAGGTTGCCCTCATTGTTAAACAGGCTCGTGACCTTGGCTACAAAGGCCCCTTCATGGGTTCAGATGCATGGGGTTCCGCAGAACTGATGAAACTTTGCGGTGACGACTGTAAAGGCCAGTTCTTCTCCACCCACTACGCCGCAGCCGGTGCTAAAGGAGCAACCAAGGAATTCATCGATCGCTATGAAGCAAAATACGGTGAAACTCCTGACGATGTAGCAGCCCTCACTTGGGATGCCACCCGCCTTGTGCTTCAGGCCATTCAGGATGCCGGTTCCTATAGTTCCGACTTGAAAGCTGAACGCAAAGCTATTCGTGATGCCTTGAGCTCCATCAGGGAATTCGCAGGTATCACCGGTTCCATGAAATTTGACAGCCAGGGCGATCCCATCAAATGCGCCGTTGTTGTACGCATTGACGAAAACGGTAACTTTGTATTCGCCGAATCCGTCTGCCCCTAG
- a CDS encoding ferritin-like domain-containing protein → MVTFFSANEVAELAMRIEQKGQAFYLLAADEAKDPGAKEFFEFFAEEESRHELFFRDMRDRIGSIEVPPGSDYEEYTQYVMALVDSHDVFNFDYTEAFKDEAFNFEQAVRAAMRFEKDTILLFTELKRMVPDSERKFVEECIDEERKHLRMLAEKLS, encoded by the coding sequence ATGGTAACCTTTTTCAGTGCTAATGAAGTGGCAGAACTTGCAATGCGTATTGAGCAGAAAGGACAGGCTTTCTACCTGTTGGCTGCAGATGAGGCAAAAGATCCCGGCGCAAAGGAATTTTTTGAATTCTTTGCCGAGGAAGAATCCCGGCATGAACTGTTTTTCCGTGATATGCGTGACCGTATCGGTTCTATTGAGGTCCCTCCGGGAAGCGACTATGAAGAATATACCCAGTATGTGATGGCTCTTGTTGATTCCCACGATGTTTTCAACTTTGATTACACCGAGGCTTTTAAAGACGAGGCTTTCAATTTTGAGCAGGCTGTGCGAGCTGCTATGCGTTTTGAAAAGGACACCATTCTTCTTTTCACTGAATTGAAGAGAATGGTTCCCGATTCAGAGCGTAAATTCGTTGAAGAATGTATTGACGAAGAGCGTAAACACCTGCGCATGCTGGCGGAAAAACTCAGCTAG
- a CDS encoding branched-chain amino acid ABC transporter permease, protein MDILIQNLLNALQWGSFYALIALGYTLVYGVLLLINFAHGDIFMVGAYIAFFVATALLGFLDFAPWMVLALTVPLTMILTAGVGVTLERIAYRPLRRKGAHRLYVVITALMCGLILENGNLALLGASRKKFPELLDKVVYTFGNVSVTNLKIIVIFAAIAVFLLLQFIVTKTKIGMAMRGISYDKFAIPLMGIPIDNVIVFTFVLGSGMAGLAGLLFAMSYPILEPYMGALIGWKAFIAAVVGGIGDIRGAFIGGFLLGFIEVGVVAIFPSTFRDLFAFSILLIILWMKPTGIFGVAKTTKI, encoded by the coding sequence GTGGATATCCTCATCCAGAACCTGCTCAATGCCCTGCAATGGGGCAGCTTTTATGCTCTCATTGCGCTGGGCTACACCCTTGTTTACGGTGTCCTGCTCCTGATCAACTTTGCCCACGGCGATATTTTCATGGTCGGAGCTTACATCGCCTTTTTCGTTGCCACCGCCCTGCTCGGCTTTTTGGACTTTGCTCCGTGGATGGTGCTGGCTCTAACCGTTCCACTGACCATGATCCTAACCGCCGGGGTGGGGGTAACTCTCGAACGCATTGCCTACCGTCCTTTAAGACGAAAAGGGGCACATCGGCTTTATGTGGTCATCACTGCACTTATGTGCGGCCTGATTCTAGAAAACGGCAACCTTGCCCTGCTGGGTGCCAGCCGCAAAAAATTTCCGGAACTGCTAGACAAAGTTGTCTACACTTTCGGCAATGTCTCGGTAACCAACCTGAAAATTATTGTCATCTTTGCTGCCATTGCCGTCTTCCTGCTCTTGCAGTTCATCGTAACCAAGACAAAAATCGGCATGGCCATGCGCGGCATTTCCTACGATAAATTTGCCATCCCGCTCATGGGCATCCCCATCGACAACGTAATCGTATTCACCTTTGTGCTAGGCTCAGGAATGGCCGGACTTGCAGGACTGCTCTTTGCCATGTCCTACCCTATCCTTGAACCGTACATGGGTGCTCTCATCGGCTGGAAAGCCTTTATCGCTGCGGTTGTAGGCGGAATCGGAGATATTCGCGGGGCCTTTATCGGCGGCTTCCTGCTCGGCTTCATCGAAGTCGGGGTTGTTGCCATATTCCCCTCAACTTTCCGTGACCTGTTCGCCTTTTCCATACTGCTTATCATCCTCTGGATGAAGCCCACCGGAATTTTCGGCGTTGCCAAGACAACTAAGATTTAA
- a CDS encoding methyl-accepting chemotaxis protein — protein MESMLALQKSSSGFTDYRFFAKDSNLIGRIQANILQGRTHVKDYIITGDKKSSRKYFETAKTVFPLLEQAEKELVSNDRIRIIKEIKALLTDYDASFAEVEKAQLSRDNQANSILVPEGDLMEQNFERIINNLGKSQSNSAALYHCAKGVRHLVLARLYTTKFIEKSLDAHQKRALEEMNLVNDELIKLSSILKGQNQILLNEIKEAKENYSKSLIELFSQTATRDRLINTELDVIGPKMATLIEQAKSSVISDQEKLGPSLQARNNRAIMNTWIFGIIAFVLGVGAVVIVGRNITLPLRKVVEAAYRIAEGDMSTGIKGTDRQDELGSLARAFNKMTESLNQMAEAMERVANSDLTVEAKPRSENDTIGKALATMVETLKGDNQQIHETVRTLSSSLSQISAASAELTASAAETASAVAETNATVEEVKQTAHLSNEKSRQVADVARKAVLTSQQGKKAAEDASSGMKDIRTQMDTIAQSIVKLSEQSQHIGDIIYVVNDLADQSNILAVNASIEASKAGEEGRGFTVVAREIRNLSDQSKQSVAQIQSILADIQKATSSAVMITEQGGKAVETGATLSSQTGEAILNLSTVINQSAQSSAQIAASSQEQLAGLDQVAVALGSIKQAGEQNLDSSRQLEEAVKDLDQQARSLKEMMDRFKL, from the coding sequence ATGGAATCCATGCTTGCACTGCAAAAATCCTCTTCCGGCTTTACCGACTACCGCTTCTTTGCCAAGGATTCAAACCTGATAGGCAGAATTCAAGCCAATATACTGCAAGGTCGAACCCACGTTAAAGATTACATTATTACCGGCGACAAAAAATCCAGCCGCAAATACTTTGAAACTGCAAAAACGGTTTTCCCCCTGCTTGAACAGGCCGAAAAGGAACTTGTATCCAACGACAGGATTAGAATAATCAAAGAGATTAAGGCTCTGCTGACAGATTATGACGCCAGCTTTGCCGAAGTGGAAAAAGCTCAACTCTCACGAGACAATCAAGCAAACTCCATACTGGTCCCTGAAGGAGACCTTATGGAACAAAACTTCGAACGCATAATCAACAATCTCGGAAAATCTCAAAGCAATTCAGCTGCACTTTACCACTGTGCCAAAGGAGTCCGTCACCTGGTTCTCGCAAGGCTTTACACCACTAAATTTATTGAAAAAAGCCTAGATGCCCACCAAAAAAGGGCCTTAGAAGAAATGAATTTAGTCAACGATGAACTGATTAAACTTAGCTCTATTTTAAAAGGGCAGAACCAGATCTTGCTTAATGAGATTAAGGAAGCAAAAGAAAATTATTCCAAAAGCCTCATCGAACTTTTTTCACAAACAGCAACTCGTGACAGACTGATTAACACCGAGCTGGATGTAATCGGCCCTAAGATGGCAACGCTAATCGAACAGGCCAAATCATCAGTTATTTCAGATCAGGAAAAGCTAGGTCCCTCTCTGCAAGCCCGCAACAACAGAGCCATCATGAACACTTGGATCTTCGGCATTATCGCCTTTGTTCTCGGAGTTGGTGCAGTTGTGATTGTAGGTCGCAACATCACCCTTCCCTTGCGCAAAGTTGTTGAAGCTGCCTACCGAATTGCCGAAGGTGATATGAGCACAGGAATCAAAGGGACCGACCGTCAGGACGAACTCGGATCACTGGCCCGTGCTTTTAACAAAATGACCGAGTCACTTAACCAGATGGCCGAAGCCATGGAAAGGGTTGCTAACTCCGACCTTACTGTGGAAGCAAAACCCCGCTCCGAAAACGACACCATTGGTAAAGCTCTCGCGACCATGGTTGAAACCCTCAAAGGCGATAACCAGCAGATCCATGAAACCGTTCGTACTCTTTCATCTTCTTTGAGCCAGATTTCAGCTGCTTCTGCAGAATTGACAGCAAGTGCAGCGGAAACAGCAAGTGCTGTTGCTGAAACAAACGCCACAGTAGAAGAAGTAAAACAGACAGCTCACCTCTCAAATGAGAAATCCAGACAGGTTGCAGACGTAGCCCGCAAAGCAGTTCTTACCTCTCAGCAAGGTAAGAAGGCAGCGGAAGACGCATCTTCAGGAATGAAAGATATCCGCACCCAGATGGACACCATTGCCCAGTCCATCGTTAAACTTTCCGAACAGTCACAGCATATCGGTGACATTATTTATGTCGTGAACGATCTGGCAGATCAGTCCAATATTCTGGCTGTGAACGCCTCGATTGAAGCATCCAAGGCCGGTGAAGAAGGACGCGGATTCACCGTGGTTGCCCGTGAAATCAGAAACCTTTCTGATCAATCCAAACAATCAGTTGCCCAGATCCAGTCAATCCTTGCCGACATCCAGAAAGCCACCAGCTCTGCGGTTATGATTACCGAGCAAGGCGGAAAGGCTGTTGAAACAGGAGCAACGCTCTCCTCTCAGACAGGGGAAGCCATTCTCAACCTGAGCACAGTAATCAATCAGTCCGCCCAGTCCTCAGCCCAGATCGCGGCTTCAAGTCAGGAGCAGTTAGCCGGGCTTGATCAGGTGGCAGTGGCCCTAGGCTCTATCAAACAAGCCGGAGAACAGAACCTTGATAGCTCTCGCCAACTGGAAGAAGCTGTTAAAGATCTCGATCAACAGGCCCGCTCACTAAAAGAGATGATGGACAGATTCAAGCTCTAG
- a CDS encoding aminotransferase class I/II-fold pyridoxal phosphate-dependent enzyme yields MTDNLQEDVALQHFVEQSLDKLDQIENVLIEMEKSSSPSAASVAQVYGILVSLKESASLLELTNISRVADEIGKVLDQIFKNEIELSNDLLNIIIDSFDKLNEIVSNATLSDDIDIRIITLPLEMYSKPVTKTEAREPQKKAETATLAPEPEPVAAPEPEPEVTAAPAEEIKEPELPETEIPQAKPKPGKKLSSAAFRKKYGIKKEIDLASNSNPLGVSKAVSNSIVNMANNCSAFENGSADSLKFGLAKRHDVPEECVLVAGGAVEILDLALRLTAIPGVDHVLSYEYGMPEYSSVAALCGVELLRLPRGRNYSPPLDQLVTTANENTAAVIITNPDEPSGYGLPAEELATMSNLLPKRTLLIVDERSVEFSWPEDDYSMVNFLEKAPNLVILRSFSWSFGLRGVRLGYALMNSERAREFEESRLPTPISPLNIGAGLAALNHNEFYYSTIALIIRGRERVQKGLEELGCTVYPSQSNFIMFSSPIPAKQLCAEMLDHGFKLRKLDDFGLPDMLTVSIGNNSRNRMFLAAMKNIL; encoded by the coding sequence ATGACTGATAATTTACAAGAAGATGTGGCACTGCAACATTTCGTGGAACAATCTCTGGACAAACTGGACCAGATTGAAAATGTACTCATTGAAATGGAAAAAAGTTCATCCCCTTCTGCGGCCTCTGTCGCACAGGTATACGGGATACTTGTCTCCCTCAAAGAAAGCGCATCACTGCTCGAGCTTACCAACATCAGTCGTGTTGCCGACGAGATAGGCAAAGTCCTTGATCAGATATTTAAAAATGAGATTGAACTTAGCAATGACCTGTTGAATATCATCATTGATTCGTTCGACAAACTTAATGAAATAGTCAGTAACGCCACCCTGAGTGACGATATCGATATCCGCATAATCACCCTGCCTCTTGAAATGTATTCCAAGCCCGTGACCAAAACAGAAGCAAGGGAACCGCAAAAGAAGGCAGAAACAGCTACACTTGCCCCGGAACCGGAGCCGGTCGCTGCACCGGAACCTGAACCCGAAGTAACGGCAGCTCCCGCTGAAGAAATTAAGGAACCCGAACTTCCGGAGACCGAGATTCCGCAAGCAAAACCCAAACCCGGCAAAAAGCTGAGCTCAGCAGCTTTTCGTAAAAAATACGGAATCAAAAAAGAAATAGACCTTGCCAGCAATTCCAACCCGCTGGGAGTATCAAAGGCCGTTTCTAACTCTATAGTAAATATGGCCAACAACTGTTCCGCCTTTGAGAACGGTTCGGCTGACAGCCTTAAATTCGGCCTTGCAAAACGGCATGATGTGCCTGAAGAGTGTGTGCTCGTGGCCGGAGGAGCCGTTGAGATTCTTGATCTGGCCCTGCGTTTAACGGCTATACCGGGTGTAGACCATGTACTCAGCTATGAATACGGCATGCCGGAATACAGCAGCGTCGCAGCCTTATGCGGTGTGGAACTTTTACGCCTGCCCAGAGGCCGCAACTATTCACCGCCCTTGGACCAGCTGGTAACGACAGCAAATGAAAACACAGCCGCAGTAATCATCACCAACCCGGACGAGCCATCCGGTTACGGACTTCCCGCTGAAGAACTTGCAACCATGTCCAACCTGCTGCCGAAGCGGACACTGCTCATTGTAGATGAAAGGTCTGTGGAATTTTCATGGCCTGAAGATGATTATTCAATGGTCAATTTTCTGGAAAAAGCACCCAATCTTGTTATCCTGCGCAGCTTCTCGTGGTCCTTCGGGCTTAGGGGGGTGCGGCTTGGATATGCACTAATGAACAGCGAACGAGCCAGAGAGTTTGAAGAATCCAGACTCCCTACTCCCATCAGCCCATTGAATATCGGTGCCGGGCTGGCAGCGCTCAACCACAACGAATTCTATTACTCTACCATAGCCCTGATAATCAGAGGCCGGGAACGCGTCCAAAAAGGGCTGGAAGAACTTGGTTGTACCGTATACCCCAGCCAGAGTAATTTCATCATGTTCAGTTCTCCTATTCCGGCAAAACAGCTGTGCGCAGAAATGTTAGACCATGGATTTAAATTAAGGAAACTGGATGATTTCGGACTACCGGATATGCTGACTGTTTCTATCGGCAACAATTCCCGCAATAGAATGTTTCTGGCAGCCATGAAAAACATTTTATAA
- a CDS encoding flagellar hook protein FlgE, producing MGFSSMYTAATGVKSHGVLLQQIGANLANVNTTAYKSGDTFLETLASQSSGKANSGIVSGGISTPGQIGLGTRVATTRINFKEGSFETTNSSTDIAIGGQGFFRVADPVSNASRYTRAGSFHFDKNGQLVDSHKNILQGYKIDDDGNIGSTSQNIVLPMKEETDTYGNKIMVVKSDPKGTDSVTMRTNLDSGAVDNSSSEDSPFFSLLQEWDGTKDTPLTADKYEYNSSIQIYDDNGNKHDLVVYFDKVINDGDSSDKRHWEYIVTVPPGEDASALTGTSGAGLVMAGTLTFSGDGALLNQSAFTLAAGSADGKDLANWEQATLNSNGQPTFSVTLSGASGTASAQTISLDMGITSGTDSWNTTGVTAADIGSNASSLPGMVDGKLNALATTDYYGSSSTISQSQDGFGEGYLQNVSFSPDGIMSALFSNGMSAELYQVNLYNFKNEFGLRREGSNYFSATIDSGEAIQGVARKDGLGSVVSNSLETSNVDLADEFAYMILTQRGFQANSKGITTTDSMINTALGIKK from the coding sequence ATGGGTTTCAGCTCAATGTATACAGCCGCGACGGGCGTAAAGTCACACGGAGTGCTATTGCAGCAAATCGGTGCCAACCTTGCCAACGTCAACACCACTGCTTACAAAAGCGGCGACACATTTCTTGAAACACTCGCCAGCCAGAGTTCGGGTAAAGCCAATTCCGGTATTGTGTCCGGTGGAATCAGCACACCGGGACAAATAGGGCTGGGAACGCGGGTTGCGACCACCAGAATTAATTTCAAGGAAGGATCATTCGAGACCACGAACTCAAGCACTGACATCGCTATCGGCGGTCAGGGATTTTTCCGTGTAGCCGATCCGGTCTCAAATGCCAGCCGCTACACTCGTGCGGGCAGCTTTCATTTTGATAAGAACGGGCAGCTCGTAGACTCTCACAAGAACATCCTTCAGGGCTACAAGATTGACGATGACGGTAACATTGGCAGCACCTCGCAAAACATTGTGCTGCCCATGAAAGAAGAAACCGACACTTACGGCAACAAAATCATGGTTGTGAAGTCAGATCCGAAAGGCACTGATTCTGTAACTATGCGCACAAACCTTGATTCCGGTGCAGTAGATAACAGCAGCAGTGAAGATTCTCCTTTCTTTTCCCTGCTTCAGGAATGGGATGGAACCAAAGACACACCGTTGACTGCTGACAAGTATGAATACAACAGCTCCATCCAGATTTACGATGACAACGGCAACAAGCACGATCTGGTCGTATACTTCGATAAAGTAATAAATGACGGCGACAGTTCCGATAAAAGGCACTGGGAATACATTGTAACCGTTCCCCCCGGTGAAGATGCAAGTGCATTGACCGGAACCTCCGGTGCCGGACTTGTTATGGCCGGGACGCTCACTTTTTCCGGTGACGGAGCCCTGCTCAACCAGAGCGCCTTCACTCTTGCAGCAGGTTCAGCAGACGGTAAGGATCTCGCCAACTGGGAACAGGCAACCCTGAACAGTAACGGACAGCCTACTTTCAGCGTGACTCTCTCCGGGGCAAGCGGAACCGCTTCAGCACAGACCATATCCCTTGATATGGGGATCACTTCCGGGACAGACTCATGGAACACCACCGGAGTGACTGCTGCGGACATAGGCAGCAATGCATCCTCACTGCCCGGAATGGTAGACGGTAAGCTCAACGCTCTTGCCACCACAGACTACTACGGTTCATCATCCACCATCAGCCAGTCACAGGACGGCTTCGGAGAGGGGTACCTCCAGAATGTATCCTTCAGCCCGGATGGAATTATGAGTGCACTGTTCTCAAATGGAATGAGCGCTGAACTCTATCAGGTAAACCTGTACAATTTTAAGAATGAATTCGGACTGCGCCGTGAAGGATCAAACTACTTCAGCGCTACAATCGACTCAGGAGAGGCAATCCAAGGTGTAGCCCGAAAAGATGGGCTCGGCTCTGTGGTAAGCAACAGCCTTGAAACCTCAAACGTGGATCTGGCGGATGAATTTGCCTACATGATTCTGACCCAGCGCGGTTTTCAGGCAAACTCCAAGGGAATCACCACCACGGATTCAATGATCAACACAGCTCTTGGCATCAAGAAGTAA